The proteins below are encoded in one region of Ornithinimicrobium avium:
- a CDS encoding copper transporter, with amino-acid sequence MIDFRYHVVSLVAVFIALAVGIALGAGPLREGLSSTLESEVSQLREERTTLREQVDAADARAAAREQAFGRVSGRALEGTLSGVRVGVVALPGADRNTIDALEERLSTAGADLALSVEIADSWADAEPDASRSETLRSVQDLVRVPEPREGADPDVATALAAVLAGADQPGDLGAWRQAATLLEDEGLVDLTWRDATSDSFTDRRPPDTFVVVSGGLDAADAEEPAGEQALAARLDLVEGLAELDVPTVVAGQGTEKAPVEGEDHLDPLVGAVRDDRGLAQEVSTVDNLEHITGQVATAMALAWALDGVVGHYGLGRLADSSLPQVPPVRTVSVGVPVPDGGTDEGGAEEGSTGRKDGRTSGDPADPGTAEDGSGVGEVPGTDVAQEGGGLGELLPDPAGTTSAP; translated from the coding sequence TTGATCGACTTCCGATACCACGTGGTCTCGCTCGTCGCCGTCTTCATCGCGCTCGCGGTGGGGATCGCGCTGGGCGCCGGACCGCTGCGCGAGGGGCTGTCCTCCACCCTGGAGAGCGAGGTCTCCCAGCTGCGCGAGGAGCGCACCACCCTGCGCGAGCAGGTGGACGCCGCCGACGCCCGTGCCGCGGCGCGCGAGCAGGCCTTCGGCCGCGTCAGCGGCCGCGCCCTTGAGGGCACCCTCAGCGGTGTCCGCGTGGGCGTCGTCGCGCTGCCGGGCGCCGACCGCAACACCATCGACGCGCTCGAGGAGCGGCTCTCCACCGCCGGGGCGGACCTGGCCCTCAGCGTGGAGATCGCCGACTCGTGGGCCGACGCGGAGCCGGACGCGTCGCGCAGCGAGACGCTGCGCTCGGTCCAGGACCTGGTGCGCGTCCCCGAGCCGCGCGAGGGCGCCGATCCCGACGTCGCCACCGCCCTGGCCGCGGTCCTCGCCGGGGCCGACCAACCGGGCGACCTCGGCGCCTGGCGGCAGGCCGCGACCCTCCTGGAGGACGAGGGCCTGGTCGACCTGACCTGGCGCGACGCGACGAGCGACTCCTTCACCGACCGTCGCCCGCCGGACACCTTCGTCGTGGTCAGCGGCGGTCTGGACGCGGCGGACGCCGAGGAGCCCGCGGGCGAGCAGGCGCTGGCCGCCCGGCTCGACCTCGTGGAGGGGCTCGCCGAGCTCGACGTGCCGACGGTCGTCGCCGGGCAGGGCACCGAGAAGGCTCCGGTGGAGGGCGAGGACCACCTCGACCCGCTGGTCGGGGCGGTGCGGGACGACCGCGGCCTCGCCCAGGAGGTGTCCACCGTCGACAACCTCGAGCACATCACCGGTCAGGTCGCGACCGCCATGGCGCTGGCGTGGGCCCTCGACGGCGTGGTCGGCCACTACGGGCTGGGGCGGCTGGCGGACTCCTCGCTGCCGCAGGTGCCACCCGTGCGCACGGTCTCGGTCGGCGTGCCCGTCCCTGACGGGGGCACCGACGAGGGCGGCGCGGAGGAGGGGAGCACCGGCCGAAAGGACGGCAGGACCTCCGGGGACCCTGCGGACCCGGGTACCGCCGAGGACGGGAGCGGCGTGGGTGAGGTCCCCGGCACCGACGTGGCGCAGGAGGGCGGGGGGCTGGGCGAGCTGCTTCCCGACCCCGCAGGCACGACCTCGGCGCCGTGA